The Enterococcus rotai genome includes a window with the following:
- the ulaG gene encoding L-ascorbate 6-phosphate lactonase, giving the protein MATIYDVTKESWILSTFPEWGTYLNEEIEQEEVKAGTVSMWWLGCTGIWLKSHEGTNILCDLWCGTGKRTHGNGKMKKGHQMMRMSGCENMQPNLRTQPFVIDPFAVKDVDALVVTHIHSDHLDINTAAAVHQNCPKARFIGPKEVVNTWLKWGIPEEKTTIVKPGDRLSINDVDIVALEAFDRTALVTCEDPEVILKGKLPQDMDEIAVNYLFETSGGNIYHAGDSHYSNLFAKHGNEHKIDVCLGAYGENPRGITDKVTSVDMLRMAESLNANVVIPVHYDIWANFMADPKEITEIWKFKKDRLDYQFKPFIWQVGGKFTYPNDKDKLEFNFYRGFDDVFTRENDTPFPSFL; this is encoded by the coding sequence ATGGCAACAATTTATGATGTGACAAAAGAAAGTTGGATTTTAAGCACTTTTCCTGAATGGGGAACGTACTTGAATGAGGAGATCGAACAGGAAGAAGTTAAGGCAGGAACCGTTTCTATGTGGTGGTTAGGCTGTACAGGGATTTGGTTGAAGTCACACGAGGGGACGAACATTTTATGTGACCTTTGGTGCGGAACTGGAAAACGAACACATGGCAATGGCAAAATGAAAAAAGGGCATCAGATGATGCGGATGAGTGGATGTGAGAACATGCAGCCTAATCTTAGAACCCAGCCCTTTGTGATCGATCCATTTGCGGTCAAAGACGTTGATGCGTTGGTCGTGACTCATATTCATTCGGATCATTTAGATATCAATACAGCTGCGGCCGTCCATCAAAATTGTCCGAAGGCACGGTTTATTGGACCGAAAGAAGTGGTAAATACATGGTTAAAATGGGGCATTCCAGAAGAGAAGACGACAATCGTAAAACCTGGTGATCGTCTATCGATCAATGATGTGGATATTGTTGCTCTAGAAGCGTTTGATAGAACCGCTCTGGTAACTTGTGAGGATCCTGAAGTAATACTGAAAGGCAAATTACCTCAAGATATGGATGAAATCGCTGTTAATTATTTATTTGAAACAAGTGGCGGCAATATCTATCATGCAGGAGATTCACATTATTCTAATCTATTTGCTAAACATGGGAATGAGCACAAAATCGATGTTTGCTTAGGAGCATATGGTGAAAATCCACGTGGGATCACGGATAAAGTTACGTCAGTTGATATGCTGCGAATGGCAGAATCTTTGAATGCCAATGTGGTGATACCAGTTCACTATGATATTTGGGCAAACTTTATGGCGGATCCAAAGGAAATAACAGAAATCTGGAAGTTTAAAAAAGATCGCTTGGATTATCAATTTAAACCATTTATTTGGCAAGTTGGTGGGAAATTTACCTATCCAAATGACAAGGATAAACTTGAATTTAATTTCTACCGTGGGTTCGATGACGTCTTTACAAGGGAAAATGATACACCGTTTCCATCATTTTTATAA
- a CDS encoding PTS sugar transporter subunit IIA, producing MLKYFYDNELIQFCTDTPDNWQDAIILSCQTLLEKGIIKQQYIDEIVECVQKYGPYIVIVPGVAMPHSSEESQGVLGTAISFTKMSQDVVFEENNAEKNARLFFTLAAKNSEEHVENISNLSEMLMTDGVIEALMDVENMEDYQKVMATFDV from the coding sequence ATGCTAAAGTATTTTTATGATAATGAATTGATCCAATTTTGTACGGATACTCCTGATAATTGGCAAGATGCGATTATTTTAAGCTGTCAGACACTATTAGAAAAAGGCATCATTAAACAACAGTATATTGATGAAATCGTAGAATGTGTTCAAAAATATGGTCCCTATATCGTGATCGTACCAGGTGTTGCCATGCCGCATTCTTCAGAAGAGAGTCAAGGGGTCTTAGGAACGGCAATTTCATTTACAAAAATGAGTCAAGATGTCGTTTTTGAAGAGAATAACGCTGAAAAAAATGCGCGTTTATTTTTCACTTTAGCTGCTAAAAATAGCGAAGAACATGTAGAAAATATCTCAAATCTATCTGAGATGTTGATGACGGATGGGGTGATCGAAGCATTGATGGACGTCGAGAACATGGAGGATTACCAAAAAGTGATGGCAACTTTTGACGTATAG
- a CDS encoding PTS ascorbate transporter subunit IIC → MTQVLDFLMGIWDYFAANILTQPAFLIGFIVLLGYVLLKKPLYESIAGFLKATVGYLILTVGSGGLVNNFRPILVGLKERFNLDAMVIDPYFGQNAVTAGIEETFGRTFSDTMILLLIAFVMNILLVRFKKYTKLRAVFTTGNVQIQQAATAFWILLFCFPDLGQIQILLIMGLILGCYWAVGSNLTVDITQDLTEGAGFAIAHQQMFGVYIFARLSEKMKKNKNNRKLEDVQLPGFLSIFNENMVATSILMLFFFGIILVVLGPAYLIEAGFMEQGQSFFFYILQTALYFAVYLAILQLGVRTFVSELTESFQGISNTLLPGAVPGIDVAATFGFGSPNAVTIGFLFGALGQFITIGLLILFKSPVIVIAGFIPLFFDNAVIAVYANNRGGFKAACIFPFISGVIQVLGSALIAAFIGLSQYGGYIGMFDWATVWPIMTILMKYLGYFGVAVVVILLLAIPQLQYRANPEGYFLIAEDYDKYVKKMAAKNA, encoded by the coding sequence ATGACACAAGTATTGGATTTTCTCATGGGTATTTGGGATTATTTTGCTGCAAATATCTTGACGCAGCCGGCATTTTTAATTGGGTTTATTGTTCTATTGGGCTATGTTTTACTTAAAAAACCGTTATATGAAAGTATTGCGGGCTTTTTAAAAGCAACGGTTGGTTATTTGATCTTGACGGTTGGATCGGGCGGTTTGGTGAATAACTTTCGACCAATTTTAGTGGGGTTAAAGGAACGTTTTAATTTAGATGCAATGGTCATTGATCCTTACTTTGGTCAAAATGCTGTTACAGCAGGTATTGAAGAAACTTTTGGACGAACATTCAGTGATACGATGATTTTATTGTTGATTGCCTTTGTCATGAATATTTTGTTAGTCCGTTTTAAGAAGTATACGAAGCTGCGAGCTGTTTTTACAACAGGGAATGTTCAAATTCAACAGGCGGCAACAGCGTTTTGGATTTTACTTTTCTGTTTTCCTGATTTAGGTCAGATTCAAATATTGTTGATCATGGGACTTATTTTAGGTTGTTATTGGGCTGTTGGATCGAATTTAACCGTTGATATCACGCAAGATTTAACAGAAGGAGCAGGTTTTGCAATTGCCCATCAACAGATGTTTGGGGTATACATTTTTGCTCGACTATCTGAAAAAATGAAAAAAAATAAAAATAATCGAAAGCTAGAAGATGTACAGTTGCCAGGCTTTTTATCGATCTTCAATGAAAATATGGTTGCTACTTCCATTTTGATGCTCTTCTTTTTTGGAATCATTTTAGTTGTATTAGGACCAGCCTATCTGATCGAGGCAGGATTTATGGAGCAAGGGCAAAGTTTCTTTTTCTATATTTTACAAACAGCTTTATATTTTGCCGTTTATCTTGCTATTTTACAATTAGGTGTCCGAACCTTCGTTTCAGAATTGACAGAATCATTCCAAGGTATTTCCAATACATTGTTGCCAGGTGCTGTACCAGGTATCGATGTTGCTGCGACCTTTGGTTTTGGTTCACCAAACGCTGTAACGATTGGCTTCTTATTTGGTGCCCTAGGACAATTTATCACGATTGGTTTACTGATTTTATTTAAATCACCAGTTATCGTGATTGCAGGATTTATTCCGTTATTCTTTGATAATGCTGTAATTGCGGTTTATGCAAATAATCGTGGCGGGTTTAAAGCAGCCTGTATCTTCCCGTTTATTTCAGGTGTGATCCAAGTTTTAGGTTCTGCTTTGATAGCGGCATTTATCGGATTATCTCAGTATGGTGGTTACATTGGTATGTTTGACTGGGCAACAGTTTGGCCAATCATGACGATTCTGATGAAGTATTTAGGTTATTTTGGAGTCGCTGTAGTAGTGATTTTACTATTGGCAATTCCACAATTGCAATATCGGGCAAATCCGGAAGGCTACTTCTTGATTGCTGAAGATTATGATAAATATGTAAAAAAAATGGCGGCAAAAAACGCTTAA
- a CDS encoding PTS sugar transporter subunit IIB — protein MRVLVSCANGSGTSLMMKKSVEKALKELGFNITNIHHCAISEGKSTAGQYDVVFCPMNFLNMFEAAKKKGITVVGVKNVMSAKEISERVQETDLAAKFK, from the coding sequence ATGAGAGTATTAGTATCATGTGCAAATGGATCAGGAACTAGTTTAATGATGAAAAAAAGTGTGGAGAAAGCATTGAAAGAACTAGGATTCAACATTACCAATATCCACCATTGTGCTATTTCTGAAGGGAAAAGCACAGCAGGACAATATGATGTTGTCTTTTGTCCAATGAATTTTTTAAATATGTTTGAGGCTGCTAAGAAAAAAGGCATTACCGTAGTAGGTGTGAAAAATGTGATGTCTGCTAAAGAAATCAGTGAGCGTGTTCAAGAAACAGATTTAGCGGCTAAATTTAAATAA
- a CDS encoding 3-keto-L-gulonate-6-phosphate decarboxylase UlaD, producing MSRPNLQVALDHSDLPSAIKDVAAVGEIVDIVEVGTILCLQAGEQAVRCIRALYPDKKVVADTKCADAGGTVAKNCREAGADWMTVICCATIPTMEAAAKEVEEVQVELYGDWTYEQAQKWLDAGISQAIYHQSRDALLAGETWGEKDLAKVAKLIEMGFRVSVTGGLDVETLKLFKDLAVYTFITGRGITASADPKQAAKDFQAEIKRIWG from the coding sequence ATGAGTAGACCTAATTTACAAGTAGCTTTAGACCATTCGGATTTACCTAGTGCGATCAAAGATGTGGCAGCTGTTGGTGAAATTGTTGATATTGTAGAGGTTGGCACGATACTTTGCTTACAAGCAGGGGAGCAAGCTGTTCGTTGCATTCGTGCCTTGTATCCCGATAAAAAAGTTGTTGCTGATACGAAATGTGCAGATGCTGGCGGAACCGTTGCTAAAAATTGCCGCGAAGCTGGAGCAGACTGGATGACTGTCATTTGCTGTGCAACGATTCCAACGATGGAAGCTGCAGCAAAAGAAGTAGAAGAAGTTCAAGTTGAACTATACGGAGACTGGACTTATGAGCAGGCTCAAAAATGGTTAGATGCAGGCATTTCTCAAGCAATTTATCATCAAAGCCGAGACGCCCTTTTAGCAGGTGAAACGTGGGGAGAAAAAGATCTTGCCAAGGTAGCAAAACTGATTGAAATGGGCTTTAGAGTTTCTGTTACTGGAGGTTTGGATGTTGAAACACTGAAATTATTCAAAGATCTTGCAGTCTATACCTTTATTACGGGTCGAGGCATTACGGCTTCTGCTGATCCAAAACAGGCAGCTAAAGATTTTCAAGCTGAAATCAAACGTATCTGGGGGTGA
- a CDS encoding L-ribulose-5-phosphate 3-epimerase, which translates to MTTLGIYEKALPKNISWKERLLLAKKLGFDFVEMSIDETDERLDRLDWTREERKEIREAIDETNVKILSICLSGHRRFPFGSEDAKVRAIALELMEKALNLASDLGVRTIQLAGYDVYYEEKTLRSREYFIENLKQAVAMAASKEIVLSIEIMDDPFMNSISKFLKIKEQIRSPYLQVYPDLGNLSAWPGNDVGYELEIGIDQISAIHLKDTLAVTDQFAGKFKEVPFGNGCVDFLGCFKTLKRLEYHGPFLIEMWSENSDTPEKEIEEAKAFLWPYLKEAGYIDN; encoded by the coding sequence GTGACTACATTAGGGATCTACGAAAAAGCACTTCCTAAAAATATTAGTTGGAAAGAACGTTTGTTACTTGCAAAAAAGCTAGGTTTTGATTTTGTTGAAATGTCGATTGATGAAACAGATGAGCGACTTGATCGGTTGGACTGGACTCGTGAAGAACGTAAAGAAATCAGAGAAGCCATTGATGAGACAAATGTAAAAATTTTATCGATTTGTTTAAGCGGACACCGACGTTTTCCTTTTGGATCTGAGGATGCTAAAGTACGAGCAATTGCTTTAGAATTAATGGAAAAAGCGCTAAATTTAGCATCGGATTTAGGGGTACGTACAATCCAATTAGCCGGTTATGATGTCTATTACGAAGAGAAAACATTGAGATCAAGGGAATATTTTATCGAAAATTTAAAGCAGGCTGTAGCAATGGCAGCATCCAAAGAAATTGTCTTATCTATTGAAATCATGGACGATCCGTTCATGAATTCCATCTCCAAATTTTTAAAGATCAAAGAACAAATCCGTTCTCCCTATTTACAAGTATACCCCGATCTTGGGAATCTGTCGGCGTGGCCAGGAAATGATGTTGGTTATGAACTAGAAATTGGAATCGATCAAATTTCTGCGATTCATCTAAAAGATACATTAGCCGTGACAGATCAGTTTGCTGGGAAATTTAAAGAAGTGCCATTTGGCAATGGCTGTGTAGATTTCTTAGGATGTTTCAAAACATTGAAACGGTTGGAATATCATGGGCCATTTTTAATTGAAATGTGGAGTGAAAATAGCGACACTCCTGAAAAAGAAATAGAAGAAGCAAAAGCATTTTTATGGCCATATTTAAAGGAGGCAGGCTATATTGACAACTGA
- a CDS encoding L-ribulose-5-phosphate 4-epimerase, whose translation MTTEQLIQEMKERVFAANLELPDAGLVKLTWGNVSEINREAGVIVIKPSGVSYSTMKSGDMVVTDLNGETIEAGLKPSSDLATHVALYKAFKEIGSVVHTHSKYAVMWAQAGREIPAYGTTHADTFYGGVPCTRQLTPEEVTSAYELETGKVIVETFKEKAIDPLAVPGVLVYGHGPFTWGQTPQKAVENSIVLDEVAEMASMTEVVNEAVQPIPQYLLDKHFFRKHGSNAYYGQN comes from the coding sequence TTGACAACTGAACAATTGATTCAAGAAATGAAAGAAAGGGTTTTTGCTGCAAATTTGGAGCTGCCTGATGCTGGATTGGTCAAGCTTACTTGGGGGAATGTGAGTGAGATCAATCGAGAGGCTGGGGTGATCGTAATCAAGCCGAGTGGCGTTTCTTATAGTACGATGAAGTCGGGTGATATGGTCGTGACTGATTTGAATGGAGAGACAATCGAGGCAGGATTAAAGCCGTCATCTGATTTAGCGACCCATGTAGCATTATACAAAGCGTTTAAAGAAATTGGTTCAGTGGTACATACTCATTCAAAATATGCAGTCATGTGGGCACAAGCAGGTCGTGAAATTCCTGCATACGGAACCACCCATGCTGATACATTTTATGGTGGGGTGCCTTGTACCCGTCAATTAACACCAGAAGAAGTTACGTCAGCCTATGAACTTGAGACTGGGAAAGTGATTGTAGAAACCTTCAAAGAAAAAGCAATCGATCCTTTGGCTGTTCCAGGAGTATTAGTGTACGGTCATGGACCATTCACCTGGGGACAAACGCCGCAAAAAGCCGTAGAAAATAGTATTGTTTTAGATGAAGTAGCAGAAATGGCGAGTATGACAGAAGTTGTAAATGAAGCTGTTCAGCCAATTCCACAATATCTTTTAGATAAACATTTTTTTAGAAAACACGGTTCAAACGCTTATTATGGGCAAAATTAG
- a CDS encoding APC family permease, giving the protein MVENNLKREISLFGAFSTVMGTVIGAGVFFKTASVVSFAQSPSLTIFAWILGGILTLCAGLTSAELATAIPKTGGAVKYIEYTYGKLPGFLLGWAQSVIYFPANIAALSIIFGTQFIHLFHLPNDFLLPIAFATGLSVTVVNLLGTKTAANMQSFTLIIKMIPIALIVLVGLFMPANVEVSLFPIKPGGDSSFIQALSGSLLATMFAYDGWLGVGAVAGEMKRPEKDLPKAIFLGLTFITIVYVLINFVFLQTLPIEQLSGNLNAASEASNQIFGSIGGKLVTIGILISVYGALNGYTMTGIRVPYALALEEMIPFSQQFQKLSKKFVVPYIAGIFQFSIAAIMMSIGSFDLLTDMLVFVMWLFSLLIFVAVLILRKKEPELNRPYRVPFYPIIPIIAILGGAFILITTLFTQTMLASIGIGITLLGIPVYLINQKINGRKIK; this is encoded by the coding sequence ATGGTAGAGAATAATTTAAAGCGGGAAATTTCTTTATTTGGCGCTTTTTCAACAGTTATGGGGACTGTTATTGGGGCTGGAGTATTTTTTAAAACAGCAAGTGTAGTCAGTTTTGCCCAGTCTCCGAGTCTAACGATTTTTGCTTGGATTTTAGGAGGTATACTGACATTGTGTGCAGGATTAACTAGTGCAGAGTTAGCCACAGCAATTCCAAAAACGGGCGGGGCCGTCAAATATATTGAGTATACTTATGGAAAGTTACCAGGGTTTTTATTGGGCTGGGCACAAAGTGTGATCTACTTTCCGGCAAATATTGCAGCACTATCCATTATTTTTGGAACTCAGTTTATTCACTTATTCCATTTACCAAACGATTTTTTACTACCGATAGCATTTGCAACTGGATTAAGTGTGACTGTGGTCAATTTATTGGGAACAAAAACAGCGGCAAATATGCAATCATTTACATTAATTATTAAGATGATCCCAATTGCTTTGATTGTGTTGGTAGGACTATTCATGCCAGCGAATGTGGAGGTTTCATTATTTCCTATCAAACCTGGCGGAGATAGTAGTTTTATTCAAGCGCTTAGTGGTTCTTTGCTAGCAACAATGTTTGCATACGATGGTTGGTTAGGAGTAGGGGCTGTAGCTGGCGAAATGAAACGACCAGAAAAAGATTTACCTAAAGCAATCTTTTTGGGGTTGACGTTTATTACAATCGTTTATGTTTTAATCAATTTTGTTTTCTTACAAACATTACCGATCGAGCAACTTTCAGGCAATCTCAATGCTGCATCAGAAGCTTCAAACCAAATTTTTGGTTCGATTGGCGGTAAATTAGTAACAATCGGTATTTTAATTTCTGTTTATGGCGCATTGAATGGATATACGATGACAGGAATTCGAGTGCCATATGCATTGGCATTGGAAGAGATGATCCCTTTCAGTCAACAATTTCAAAAATTATCGAAGAAGTTTGTGGTTCCTTATATAGCAGGAATTTTTCAATTTAGTATTGCGGCTATTATGATGTCTATAGGTAGTTTTGATTTATTGACTGATATGCTGGTTTTTGTTATGTGGCTGTTTAGTTTATTGATATTTGTGGCTGTATTGATTTTAAGAAAAAAAGAGCCTGAACTTAATCGACCTTATCGAGTTCCATTTTATCCTATCATTCCAATCATCGCAATTTTAGGTGGGGCGTTTATTTTGATTACAACATTGTTTACACAAACAATGTTGGCTAGTATTGGAATTGGGATTACATTGTTAGGAATCCCGGTTTATCTGATAAATCAAAAAATAAATGGACGAAAGATCAAATAA
- the comGA gene encoding competence type IV pilus ATPase ComGA, which produces MDIKELSLNLIKWGVAECLQDIYILPIENKVQIFTRKGKKRVVFQELNESNGEKLIFHFKFIGGMDVGEKRKAQVGAATYMINKEAIRLRLSTVGDFRQRESLVIRFLHVFGNSRENYFLPQQLVMVRKQVKRRGLHLFCGPVGSGKTTLMYKLAKETDQFQQVITIEDPVEIEEETFLQLQTNSKIDLTYDVLIKACLRHRPDILIIGEIRDGLTAQAAIRAALTGHTVFATIHARSISGVYERLAELGVQQREVSECLASIIYQRLLPFRTTKDEEISGLLMDYNFSRKMVSKWSQELRKVWAYGFIDNQTFEEEKED; this is translated from the coding sequence ATGGATATTAAAGAACTTTCTCTAAATTTAATTAAGTGGGGTGTTGCTGAATGTTTGCAAGATATCTATATTTTACCTATTGAGAATAAGGTTCAGATCTTTACTAGAAAAGGAAAAAAACGAGTAGTTTTTCAAGAACTGAATGAAAGCAACGGTGAAAAATTGATTTTTCATTTTAAATTTATCGGGGGTATGGACGTTGGTGAAAAAAGAAAAGCGCAAGTGGGGGCTGCAACTTACATGATCAACAAAGAGGCAATACGATTGCGCTTATCAACGGTTGGAGATTTTAGACAAAGGGAAAGTTTAGTTATTCGTTTTTTACATGTTTTTGGCAATAGTCGTGAGAATTATTTTTTACCTCAACAATTAGTAATGGTTAGAAAGCAGGTTAAACGTCGTGGCTTGCACTTGTTTTGTGGTCCAGTTGGCTCAGGCAAGACAACCTTGATGTACAAACTTGCAAAAGAAACGGACCAGTTTCAACAAGTCATTACGATTGAAGACCCCGTTGAAATCGAAGAAGAGACTTTTTTACAGTTACAGACAAATTCTAAAATCGATTTGACCTATGATGTATTGATCAAGGCCTGTTTACGTCATCGCCCAGACATTTTAATTATTGGAGAAATTAGAGATGGGCTTACTGCACAGGCTGCAATCAGAGCGGCACTTACAGGGCATACAGTGTTTGCAACGATACATGCAAGAAGTATTAGCGGAGTGTATGAACGGTTAGCTGAATTAGGGGTCCAACAAAGAGAGGTGTCAGAATGTTTAGCAAGCATTATTTATCAACGATTATTACCGTTTCGGACGACAAAGGATGAAGAAATTAGTGGATTACTTATGGACTATAATTTTTCTAGAAAAATGGTTTCTAAGTGGTCACAAGAATTAAGAAAGGTTTGGGCATATGGCTTTATTGATAATCAAACATTTGAGGAAGAAAAAGAAGATTAA
- the comGB gene encoding competence type IV pilus assembly protein ComGB — translation MALLIIKHLRKKKKINLSKKEQQGFIQLLADLLSNGFTIKESLLFMKKSRSVQKDSIDFLLDFMERGDPLHNGLAELGVQGTIITQIEFAQTHGDLVGTLKKIKQHLKIMEKQRQNFYKVISYPVLLLLFLTVVLISIRQILLPQLMANGTIQANNIGILFIQQSPYFILSFLFSMVVLIVLIRWFFRKKTYLQKAVYISKLPVLGSFYREYTSAFFALEWGKLFSQGLEIKTVIHLMQIIDQRSLMSELSEKIEEQSMLGQTIYEQLPKFSFFSPELSLIIQQGQVKGNLGKELILYSEICWRHFFKRIEKLIQWIQPIIFLVVALLVVSIYAAMLLPIYGGMEEFL, via the coding sequence ATGGCTTTATTGATAATCAAACATTTGAGGAAGAAAAAGAAGATTAATTTATCAAAAAAAGAGCAACAGGGGTTTATTCAGTTGCTTGCAGATTTATTAAGTAATGGTTTCACGATCAAAGAAAGCTTGCTGTTTATGAAAAAATCTCGTTCTGTTCAAAAAGATAGCATTGATTTTCTGTTAGATTTTATGGAGCGGGGAGATCCGTTACACAATGGGTTGGCTGAATTGGGGGTTCAAGGAACAATTATTACACAGATTGAATTTGCTCAGACGCATGGTGATTTAGTAGGAACACTAAAAAAAATTAAACAGCATTTGAAAATTATGGAGAAACAACGACAAAATTTTTATAAAGTAATCAGCTATCCGGTACTACTTTTACTTTTTTTAACGGTTGTTTTGATTAGCATTCGTCAAATTTTGTTACCTCAATTGATGGCAAATGGAACGATTCAAGCGAATAATATTGGAATCCTCTTCATTCAACAAAGTCCGTATTTTATCCTTTCTTTTTTATTCAGTATGGTCGTTCTGATTGTCTTGATTCGTTGGTTTTTTAGGAAAAAAACTTATTTACAGAAGGCTGTATACATTTCTAAATTACCTGTTTTAGGGAGCTTTTATAGAGAATACACTTCAGCTTTTTTTGCTCTTGAATGGGGCAAGTTATTTTCTCAAGGTTTGGAAATCAAAACGGTTATTCACTTGATGCAAATCATAGACCAACGTTCGCTCATGAGTGAACTTTCTGAAAAAATTGAAGAACAATCAATGTTGGGACAAACAATTTATGAGCAACTACCAAAATTTTCGTTTTTTTCGCCAGAATTGTCTTTGATTATTCAACAAGGACAAGTGAAAGGAAACTTAGGGAAAGAATTGATTTTGTATAGTGAGATTTGTTGGCGACATTTCTTCAAACGGATAGAAAAACTGATCCAGTGGATACAACCAATCATATTTTTAGTGGTTGCTTTACTAGTTGTAAGTATTTATGCCGCAATGCTATTGCCAATTTATGGTGGAATGGAGGAGTTTTTATGA
- the comGC gene encoding competence type IV pilus major pilin ComGC, whose translation MKLKKMKYGGFTLLEMLVVLLIISVLILLFVPNLAKHKEGVDKKGNEAIVKIVETQIDLYTMEKNQTPTIEQLLNEQYITQEQYDKYQASKK comes from the coding sequence ATGAAGCTAAAAAAAATGAAATATGGAGGATTTACCTTATTAGAAATGCTAGTTGTATTATTGATAATTTCTGTTTTGATTCTATTATTTGTGCCCAACCTGGCTAAACATAAAGAAGGTGTGGATAAAAAAGGCAATGAGGCAATAGTCAAAATAGTAGAGACTCAAATTGATCTTTACACGATGGAAAAAAATCAAACACCAACGATAGAACAGCTGTTGAATGAACAATATATCACACAAGAGCAATATGATAAATATCAGGCTAGCAAAAAATGA
- the comGD gene encoding competence type IV pilus minor pilin ComGD has product MTLKNQEGFTLIESLLVLFICTMFMLLPTLAIKKTQQVLMVEHFLSSFEKKMLFTQQMAVVEMTDTQILFFKQKQQIKFLLDKNNHPTNEAILNVPTALKADGPDKIIFKNGSGNNGKLAKFSFLWGEKNQMIEFQFQMGSGRYVKKIKQL; this is encoded by the coding sequence ATGACTCTAAAGAATCAAGAAGGTTTTACGTTGATTGAATCGTTGCTGGTTTTATTTATTTGTACAATGTTTATGTTGCTGCCAACACTTGCTATAAAGAAAACACAGCAAGTGTTGATGGTTGAACATTTTTTATCCTCATTTGAGAAGAAAATGTTGTTTACCCAACAAATGGCGGTTGTCGAGATGACAGACACACAAATCTTATTCTTTAAACAGAAGCAGCAAATCAAATTTCTTCTAGACAAAAACAATCATCCAACTAATGAAGCTATTCTAAACGTTCCAACAGCATTAAAAGCGGATGGACCGGATAAGATTATTTTTAAAAATGGTTCAGGAAATAATGGTAAACTAGCAAAATTCTCTTTTTTATGGGGAGAAAAAAATCAAATGATCGAATTTCAATTTCAAATGGGGAGTGGCCGATATGTTAAAAAAATCAAGCAGTTATAA
- the comGE gene encoding competence type IV pilus minor pilin ComGE: MLKKSSSYKGYLLLESLVALGLLCIIIGSYISLNTLLLRKNRQATEQLMMHRVLYEEMKSYENYGEESIQGEHLSNSSYQVRFDNRNNKLVEVEITNGKEGFILKKE; the protein is encoded by the coding sequence ATGTTAAAAAAATCAAGCAGTTATAAAGGCTATCTTTTACTTGAAAGTTTAGTTGCGCTGGGTCTGTTATGCATAATAATTGGGAGCTATATTTCGTTAAATACACTGTTGCTTAGAAAAAACAGACAAGCGACAGAACAATTGATGATGCACCGTGTACTATATGAAGAAATGAAGAGTTATGAGAATTATGGAGAAGAGTCTATTCAAGGTGAGCATTTATCAAATAGCAGTTATCAGGTGCGTTTTGATAATCGAAATAATAAATTGGTTGAAGTGGAGATCACAAATGGAAAAGAGGGCTTTATACTTAAGAAAGAATAA